atgaatgagtATCTGTTAATttagggttaaaaaaaactctttGCCTTAACTATGATCATTCAAGTATGTAAGTTTGAGTTAAAGTTGCATGTCAAATGTAAGAAACTCTTGCATTTAAGTTGGCATAAAGTAAAAACTGTACAACATGAGAGAATGGGACCAGGTTTATAGTGTTGTTACTGTGTTGTTACTGCACTGACATTACAGTAAATCCAGATGGGCAAAATTAAACTTTGAATTGTAAAGGATAAGTCTATTCTGTTTTAAGTTTCACCATGACTGTACCTGAGTGCAGTCAGTAAAAACTGCTTACTTAATGTTTTTTAGAAAGTTCTCATGCAGACTGGTATTATTGTTCACTGTAGATGGCCAGGACGCAGAAGAACAAGGCCACAGCTCACCACTTGGGTCTGCTCAAAGCACGTCTTGCCAAACTCAGAAGGGAACTCATCACACCTAAAGGAGGCAGCGGTGGTGGGACAGGAGAAGGTGAGATCAGGATACTTGTGTCCTAATGATGTTACcaaaattttgttttaaatatttctttatttttgcccGGCAAAGAATGCTAAtgcatatttgattttttttcatgtgtttcctCCAACTTTTAGGTTTTGATGTAGCGAAAACCGGTGACGCTCGTGTCGGCTTTGTCGGCTTTCCTTCTGTAGGAAAGTCTACACTGCTAAGTAACCTTGCAGGTGTATACTCTGAGGTTGCTGCCTACGAGTTCACCACTCTAACAACAGTACCTGGAGTCATTCGGTATAAAGGTGCTAAAATTCAGGTACAAGAGTTTCTGCTTTCTTCAAAATCTGGAATATTGTTCATGCTGTGATAAGGTTTAAGTTATTtgcttatatttttctttttctgacttcgTCCTTTTTAGCTCCTGGATCTCCCAGGAATCATTGAGGGCGCCAAAGATGGAAAGGGCAGAGGCCGACAGGTCATCGCAGGTAATGATTTGATTACAGTGGAATCTGCTTGGAGGGAAATACAATGGCAGTTAGAGCAGggcaatatgaccaaaaatatttatcacgatatacatttgaaaatttgcgataacgatataactgacgatataattgacactagacaaaatactttacaactccacaactttattagtgcaaaaaaaaccatcaatgtattttcacttaaacaagcagctgttttttatgtgcattaaagttctataaaaatttaacagtgcaaatgcaaattccttgctgacagttaaaccaaaaggcatttccagtggaaattggccgacatatcctcagcataaccatgtataatatccacaaaacttaagaggttatacacacacaataccgtAATATTAtgctgaagcacagtacgtatcactcagcgaggcgcctgcctacgatagccgtaatgctccgacaatccatcaagcgctgtgggtttgtagcttagcaaagtcatactaaaacatttgacagattttcaagcgccgtgtacgacataaaatcgtttcgaggtcagtaaacacaaccattggcttcatcgggtgagggcctccagctcgcactggaacggttcgcagccgagtgtgaagcagcgggaatgaggatcagcacctccagatctgaggccatggttctcagccggaaaagggtggagtgcccactccgggtcggggatgagttcctgccccaagtggaggagttcaagtatctcggggtcttgttcgcgagtgatgggagaagggagccggagatcgacagacggattggggctgcagctgcagtaatgcggacgctgcaccggtccgtcgtggtgaagagggagctgagtgtaaaagcgaagctctcaatttaccggtcggtctacgtccctaccctcacctatggccataagctgtgggtagtgaccgaaagaacgagatcacggatacaagcggcagaaatgagcttcctccgaagggtggctggcctctcccttagagatagggtgagaagttcggccatccgggaggggctcagagtagagcagctgctgctccacatcgaaaggagccagctgaggtggttcgggcatctgacaaggatgccccctgggcgcctcctgggtgaggtgttccaggcatgtcccaccgggaggaggccccggggcagacccaggacacgctggagagattatatctctcggctggcctgggaacgccttggtattcccccggataagctggaggaggtggctggggagagggaggtctgggcctctttgcttaggctgctgcccccgcgacccggccccggacaaagcggatgaggatggatgggtcagtaaacacaaccagaattcatacataaggcacacaggattataaggggcactgtcgattttcagaaaaatcaaaggattgattttaggGGTGCcgcattttccaaaaaacatggtaataacgacggccggctagcatgctctaccaaaaatagtgctttgttgtgtatctgacagacgaaagctaaaccagttccacaccactgaagttgcagcatttttacaaaccaattctggttcatccatttcattcaacgatccgctttcgcccttctcattctccgtcgccgccatgctttttccgccatgtgcgtatgaaaacaaaggcactgcacatgcgcgttttacccatattctatcgcgagatttcattttcttatcgttgcccaacattataccggtattactgtgaacggtatgatatggcccagccctaatggCAGCACTACTAATAGTGCTACTAGAATTTAGCTTTCTCCTGTATATATTTATAGACAAATTAAATCATAAGATGTTGTATTTGTAGATGCGAGAACACTAAAATCAATGATTTTCAGTGAGACAATGTTTCACGTCTTTATCTAAAGTTTGCTTAAAACACAACTGCTGATGCTCTACAGATTGACTGTGGCCTTTGGCCTGGAGCTGATGTCATGCCCAGGCTTAACCTGGCGTTTCAACCCTTAACTGCAACACCCTCCATCTGGCGTGTCAGCAGCGATGGCCAAATCACTGCCCACCACCTCCACACTTCCAACCCTACACCTCCCTTTTATACCAGAGCCCATAAGAGGCTCTTTCTGCTGCTTCCACCATCCTGCATACAGCTGTCTTCCGCTCATTTTCTGAAACTCTGAGTGTAGTGAGTGCCATCTACAGTGACTGTACTGGGAACCTTCCACACCCCACTTCTAGAGGAAACAGACATACTTGCCACCCTTTCACTCTACACTCTTGAATAAAGTCTTGGTGTTTTAAGCTCTTCCTTTCATGAGCCTCTTCATTACTGTTACATTTTTCTCTGGCATCAAAAAGTGCAAGCCTGCTCAAAGATTTCTTTTGACCATTATGGCCAGGCAGTGAACCTCAGCTTTATCCACTCACTGGACAATTTATTAGTTACGCTTTCATTGTACCAGGTTGTGGTACTTCCATTAGAACTGCTTTCATTCTatgtggcacagattcaacaaggtgctggaaacattcctcagatatTTACATGATAACGtgacacagttgctgcagatttatcaGCTGCTGACAACTTAATGTCATGTTTACAAAATCTGTTTTAAGatgctttgtgacatggtgtgctATCCTGCTGCAACAATACCTAGGTAGGCTGTGACATTTTAAATAGTGCTCAGTGGTCTATGTAGATTTTACAGGTCATGGTAGTCTTAAGTGCTTGAAAAGAAGGTAACCAGATTTCTTTAggtttgtgaaaacatttcttgcaCCTCATATGAGCTATCGAGGTCACCTGAGGCAAGGTGAGAGTGGGTGTGGAAATGCTCGGGAAAGTTTCTCAAATTTGCATTGTAGGTGGCTGATAACTCGTGTCACACCCACCACCTCTGTTTAGTGACAGACATTCACAGTGGATGTAGATGGACTTCTTTACTCGTCTCTCAAACCGTCTGTGTTCGtggtccaaaatgtgaacactggcatcctcaaaaaatgtgctttctcctttaagttcatttgttttgttctgttgagCTTTCCCTCCTGTATTGTGCCATGTGTTTATGGAGTGGTCATTTGGTTTCCATAAAAAGCACTCCTCACAGCACTCTCTggatattttccctttttcagACAATTCTGTTGATCCTGAAAGCTTTTTCCGAAATGCAGACCAGCTCGTCCTGCATCAAAAaccaaagtcacttaaatccccATTCTGAAGCTCAAGTTAGAACTTCAGCAAGTCGTCTTGACCCATATGACCTACCTGGCTATATGTCTAAATATTGCCTTGTGATTGGTTGATTTCATATTTGCATTAACgagcagctgaacaggtgtactTCAACTGggatttctttttacacatttctGACTGATgttattgtttctttttccGCTCTCTCACAGTGGCTCGAACCTGCAATCTGATTCTGATAGTGCTCGATGTGTTGAAGCCTCTTCTTCATAAGAAGCTAATAGAACATGAGCTGGAAGGCTTTGGCATTCGGCTTAACAAGCAACCACCAAACATTGGTTTCAAGAAAAAGGACAAAGGAGGCATCAACTTTACCGCTACGGTACGTCTCATATAATAAACACACTAAATGAAACTTCGCACTTACAGTTTTCACTTTAGAATTAAAAACTCAAGTGAACAATTACACTGATACTTAAAACATCATTTACTTGTCATTAAAGTTAAAGCCTCTACATTCAAGTGTAATGTGTTCTCCAAGCTAAGTTTTTAAAATCTCACAGTCCCAGACATTTTGATGTTTTGtcctttatttgtgtttatccTCCTGTCCGGCATTTGTGTCTATCTGTACTTTCGAGAACAGTTTAACCCTCTTGCTACAGCTTACCTGCGCTAATGTTAGCCTAACAGTAGTTCTGTAGCTCATCATGAGGTAGCAGAATGTCAGCTATCCCATTTTCTCTAATCAAACAAACATGGGTGGTATTTAATTTTCCCTTTTTCGTTTATGTCCAGAGCTGaatgtttttcatattttgcagTTTATTGTAACACCTTGGAGAGCAGCCACTTTTATTAATTCAGCAGAGCATTTAGATGCAGAAATGGGTAGTGATGCCACATGGATTAGAACATATGGATTTTTATTGTATTGCTGACTCTAATATGTAATAATTGATTAATACAGATCTTTAAATtgtgacttttttaatgactattttcttgcttttttgtgTTACTTTAAGTCATCCATCCACAtgcactctctctttctctctccagtgtgcacAGAGTGAGCTTGACGCTGAAACAGTTAAGAGTATCTTGGCAGAGTACAAGATCCACAACGCCGACATCACTCTGCGCAGTGACTCCACAGCTGATGACCTCATCGATGTGGTGGAGGGAAATCGGTGAGCTGCTGAAGTGTCACAATGGGCCTTTCTTAGTCATTCTCAGTGGGTGTGGCCTGCCGGTCTGAAATCCTATTTAACACTCCCATCATTCCCACTACAGATGGATTTAAATATGCTGTTTATGTGCTAGGCAGCATCTGGGAGAACTCCTGTTTTAATCTTACTTAGATGACTCAAAGGTTTTTATCTTAATATAAGAAGTCAACAAATATGGGATCAGAGATATGTGGAGTTGAGCATGGTCCCTCCTCTGAAAAAAGCAACTAGGAGAAAGACcacaatacaataaaataaaaactacaatttCTGCACGGAAACAAATTTATCAAACACTATGTCTatagaatattttttaaataatgtctAAATCCTGTACACCCCCATGTGGATCTTAAGACTGGCCAATCAAAGTCTGAAGTCCGGACTTATTGTCAGCTTTATTGTAAGGGATTTGGCCAAAAAATGCATTACATGTTTAGGATTTACAGCATTTCTTAATGCTGTAAATCCTAAACAATCCTGAAAAGTAATTGgaaaaacataattttaaatacaaggacttttttttgtaattctTGCAGTGAGTGCTTGAAGTCACCCTTGGACATCACAAGATGTTGTTTCCTCCCATGAGATGCTCCACTAGGCTTTTACCACAGCTGccttcagctgctgcttgtttgtgggtctctctgcCCTCACTTTTGTATTTAATAACTGAAAAGCTGCTCTACTGatttgagatcaggtgacttgGCCACTGAAGAATGTCTCATTTCTTTCCCTTGAGAAACTCGTCAttgcttttgcagtatgcttTGGGTCATCATCCATTTGCACTGCAAAGCTCTGTctgatcagttttgcagcatttggctgaacCTGAGCAGAGAAGGGTTTTTTGTGAAAATCCCTTGAATTAATGATGAAATTCTGGCTTTCATTCACATTTAATTGagttaaaatccactgtgatgTTTCATaagggcaaaatatttttaaaaattctcatAATTCAGAAGCCTATGGGCCTATTAACTGTAATTGCATAAAGCACTAGGTGGGGCCCCCTCCTTGCCTGTATACTTACAGTATTTATTTGAAGAGAGGTGTCTTAACAAAAGGAAATGTAGCACTacatattttaaacataatTAAAATTACTTAATAtacatctaaaaaaaataaagtcaaatgtTCCTGTGAAAAGTAAACACTTTTTCCTTCAAAAAATTACTGAACTTTGGGAGGAAAATGGACACAGTGGAAACTGTAACCACCTGTTATACAATTGAATGAAATATACATTAtttattccatccatccagccattctcttccatttatccaattcagggtagCAGAGGGTTCGAGGCTATCACAGCTACCAtagagaggtggggtacaccctggataaAACACCAGTCTGTGGCAGGACTAACGCGGAGAAACAGACAACGATTCACACCGACACAGACAGCCAATTTGCAATCACCAATTAACGTaaacccactaactgcatgtctttggactggaAGGAAGTACAGCGAGAACCCAGGCGTGTAAACTCCACATCAGGCAGTAGTGCTTAAACAGTATATAGATCGATAAAATAAGATATGTCAAAAGAAATAAGGCAGAAAGTAATttgaagttaaaaaataaatacaataaattaaGATAAgtttacatttaaatgaaaatattaagctttatatgaaaaacaaaatatctCAAAATCAACAAGCAGAATAAAGGAATTAAATGTCTTACTAAATGTAGTAGAAACAGTAGAGCATGTCAGTGACTCAGAGTATACTAGAGTGTATAGTTGACAatgcagttcagttttatttatgtagcaccaaatcatcaCAATGGTCTCAAGACACTTAATATTTTAAGCTAAAGACAACATTATAGACGAACCCCAGTGATTCAGCGATTTCCTTATGAACACAAACTTGGCatcagtgggaagaaaaactcaTTTTCAACAGGAAGAGGCTTCTGGCAGAACGCGGCTCAGGGtggagcagccatctgctgtgaggGGAAAGGGAAAAGCACAGAGATGGCAAAGCACAAACTGTGACAGAGTGCAAAAAAAGGACTTACTCTAGTCGCATGTAAGTGcaagaggagtgaaagaggcAAATGCATTATGGGAGGTCGTGCATTATTCTGAGCCAACAGCAGCAACACCGAGGGATAGTTCAAGGTCACCTGATCTTACTTTTACTGCAAGCTCTATGAATTTATAATGATATTCATTAGGAGTTATTCTGCCAAAAGTAATTGATTTGTAAATCTTCTGTTTGAGACCGCGTGCACCCTGTGCTAGGCAAATGGCATTAGTTGTAATATCTAACATTTGCGTATCAGCTGACATGTTAGTTAACAAGTAAATGTAGTAGAAGGCTTCATGCTGCACCAAAATATAGACTCATTTATTCACCATTTTATTTCTTGGATTATTTAGTATAACTGAGTATGTAGTGGTTTCACTTACAGACTCTGTCCCTGTCCCAACAGCGTCTACATCCCATGCATTTATGTGCTCAACAAAATCGACCAGATCTCCATTGAAGAGCTCGACATCATCTACAAAGTGCCCCACACTGTGCCCATCTCAGCCCACCACCGCTGGAACTTTGATGACCTGCTGGAGAGGATGTGGGACTACTTAAGGCTTGTGCGCATGTAAGAATTTCCATCAATACAACCTGCAAAAGATTCTGTGAATGCGGCGAAAGTCAGTTATAGATTTAAAGCAAGTCTTTGGAAAAttggagtgtttgtgtgttcaaaCTGGAAAAAGTTACTGAGATGATACGTTTACTTACAGCTACACCAAACCCAAAGGCCAGCTTCCTGATTACACGTCTCCTGTTGTGCTCCCCAATGACCGAACTTCAGTGGAGGATTTCTGCATGAAGATTCACAAAAACCTCATCAAAGAATTTAAGTAGTGAGTATAGTTGCCTTAGCTAAAAtgctaatattttaaaaatatttttgtcatcTGAGGTTATATGTAAGTGATTTTAGAGTGTGGTGTTGATCAGATTattcttaatgtgtttttatgcGTCAAAACCTTAAAACTAAAACTGGGTGGACATTCTTTTTCTCATGACTCTATCACCTCCCTTAATGGCAACATTTACCAGACTAAATGTTGCCATCACTGGAACGTTTGATTTTTAGACATGTGACCGCGTGTTGCACCACCATCTCTAAATGGCCCTGGCAAGATAACATCGTCAATCATTCATTATGTTAGTGCTGCTGAGCATTAGCCATCCTCAAGGGAACGGACGGGTAAAACTGTGACACATGGAAGCTTTTGCTCCTTAAGGATGTCACATACCCAGTAGGTTCCTTTATAATAGAGCTGTAGCAAAGAATGATTTGTCGGGCTACTTTATAATGGCCTGATATCTTTTCTTTTCACACTCTTGAACGAATCATCAGTCAACCAGGatcaaactcttttttttttttttcttttcttaactcTTTCTTTCAGTGCACTTGTTTGGGGCTCCTCTGTAAAGCACAACCCTCAAAAGGTGGGCAAGGACCATGTGATGGAGGATGAAGATGTTATCCAGCtggtgaaaaagtaaaaaaaaaaaaaggattcttAATGCTCACTGCATGACCCATGTTATCACAAAGTGTTCTGTACAGCTGCTCAATAAACTACCGGACATGTCTGTCATTACAGCAtctgttgtttttgctttcattGATTTAAAACAATGGCAGGTTAAAGTGtcatatttaaagtaacacacaGTACTTAACACCATGAATAGTTCATATTGAATATTGGTTAAGGCTTCCATTGACTCCTAAAAGAACTGTACAATAAAATCACAGTGGAATCTCAATGTGTCTgttattttatgctttttattattCTGTGCTTTTATTCAGATAATAGATTTATTACTTTATCAAAAAGTGTAACCAGGAGTGTTCTGTGTTGTGCTAAATTTGGTTTTTTAGGAAAAATCCGACAGAAATGTTGCAGATGCGTACCCGCAGCCAGCATTATGGCTAACATTTAACTGTGGCttagaggggggagggggggaaagAGATTTATATGACATTGATGATGGGGATAGTTATTCAAACTGGTGGCCCACCCACTCCCCCGCTCTCTGGTGGGGACGGCCACTCAGGTTAATAAGTTCATTCACTCAGATGCAGTCTGAGGGTTGTTGGGATGTTCACAAGTAGCCAAACTCCACAGAGcaaaataaagctgctttttatTGGCACT
The Maylandia zebra isolate NMK-2024a linkage group LG7, Mzebra_GT3a, whole genome shotgun sequence DNA segment above includes these coding regions:
- the drg1 gene encoding developmentally-regulated GTP-binding protein 1, whose protein sequence is MSILAKIAEIENEMARTQKNKATAHHLGLLKARLAKLRRELITPKGGSGGGTGEGFDVAKTGDARVGFVGFPSVGKSTLLSNLAGVYSEVAAYEFTTLTTVPGVIRYKGAKIQLLDLPGIIEGAKDGKGRGRQVIAVARTCNLILIVLDVLKPLLHKKLIEHELEGFGIRLNKQPPNIGFKKKDKGGINFTATCAQSELDAETVKSILAEYKIHNADITLRSDSTADDLIDVVEGNRVYIPCIYVLNKIDQISIEELDIIYKVPHTVPISAHHRWNFDDLLERMWDYLRLVRIYTKPKGQLPDYTSPVVLPNDRTSVEDFCMKIHKNLIKEFKYALVWGSSVKHNPQKVGKDHVMEDEDVIQLVKK